From a single Clupea harengus chromosome 24, Ch_v2.0.2, whole genome shotgun sequence genomic region:
- the LOC105909205 gene encoding cytolytic toxin-alpha-like yields MDSALTGKTAKAMVQRGGLESVLEIRALSRPLDLGTLYNARTDQIIPGIGLWNSEDIKVKTLVSPQPQTRFQVSVSELLSEKTSLLDVGVSVKASFLCGLVEIGGSAHYLNAKTSSTRQCSTSLHYHVTTVHKELMINELKVQNPEVFDMMEATHVVVAVKYGADAIMDFQEKASDSSKKQEIQANLSVMIKKIPLIDISAEGSLKMNDEDKEKVKNFSCKFYGDFNLSEIPTTFEEAVKVYRKLPTLLGENGEQSVPVKVWLYPLSRLSRTECKLKNMIPETLVSQLMKVMDDFHQAKMRTNNLIEKSNDIKTEDVVHKLEQFQRSLDDFTNEFQRKMATLIPAIREGSMKDTALKDLLKAQDASGFNAKEMDKWLDGKETELKIVRSHIEKMKDCEIKPPGPELDSFLMNTGVNHTFVFSFTSLADEEPYLKKISQAAENFMNGGTSSTDTSEEVPWYLRPDVWETLNSSVTRFTEGPPLQNKIISFISDLEHPGASIRWYLHRALKDPHVTAPLLKKYSELLRVPELIEPIPELLRDS; encoded by the exons GTCTAGAGTCCGTATTGGAGATCAGAGCCCTCAGCAGACCCCTGGATCTAGGCACGCTCTACAACGCCAGGACAGACCAGATAATACCAG GAATCGGCCTCTGGAATAGTGAAGACATCAAAGTAAAAACACTCGTCAGTCCACAGCCCCAGACAAGATTCCAGGTTTCTGTTTCTGAGCTCCTCAGTGAGAAGACCAGTCTCTTGGATGTGGGCGTCTCAGTGAAGGCCAGCTTCCTCTGTGGGCTGGTGGAGATAGGAGGTTCCGCCCATTACCTCAACGCGAAGACCTCCTCCACACGTCAGTGTAGCACCAGCCTGCACTACCATGTGACCACCGTGCATAAGGAGCTCATGATAAATGAACTGAAAGTTCAGAATCCTGAGGTCTTTGACATGATGGAGGCAACACACGTCGTGGTTGCGGTGAAATACGGAGCTGACGCGATCATGGATTTCCAAGAAAAAGCCAGCGATTCCTCAAAGAAGCAGGAAATACAAGCCAACTTATCCGTGATGATCAAAAAGATCCCATTAATTGACATCAGCGCGGAGGGAAGCTTAAAGATGAACGATGAAGACAAGGAGAAGGTGAAGAACTTTAGCTGCAAGTTCTACGGTGACTTTAATCTGTCAGAAATCCCTACTACATTTGAGGAGGCCGTTAAGGTGTACAGGAAACTCCCCACGCTGCTGGGAGAGAATGGAGAGCAATCTGTGCCTGTTAAGGTGTGGCTGTACCCCCTGAGTCGACTCAGTAGGACTGAGTGCAAGCTGAAGAACATGATCCCAGAGACACTTGTGTCTCAGTTGATGAAGGTCATGGACGATTTCCACCAGGCTAAGATGAGAACCAATAACCTCATAGAGAAGAGCAATGACATCAAGACTGAAGATGTTGTCCACAAACTGGAGCAGTTCCAAAGGAGTCTGGATGACTTCACCAATGAATTTCAGCGGAAAATGGCAACTCTGATCCCAGCCATCAGAGAAGGCAGCATGAAGGACACTGCCCTGAAAGACCTCCTGAAGGCCCAAGATGCATCTGGTTTTAATGCTAAGGAGATGGATAAGTGGCTGGATGGAAAGGAGACCGAGCTCAAAATTGTCAGATCGCACAttgagaaaatgaaagattgTGAGATTAAACCCCCAGGCCCAGAGCTTGACTCCTTCCTCATGAACACAGGCGTGAATCACACTTTCGTGTTCAGCTTCACTTCGTTGGCAGATGAGGAACCGTACCTGAAAAAGATCTCACAGGCGGCAGAGAACTTCATGAATGGTGGcaccagcagcacagacacCTCAGAGGAAGTTCCCTGGTACCTAAGACCAGATGTCTGGGAGACTCTTAATTCCTCCGTCACTCGTTTCACCGAAGGTCCACCACTTCAAAACAAAATAATCAGTTTCATCTCAGATCTGGAGCATCCAGGGGCTTCCATCCGCTGGTATCTCCACAGGGCCCTGAAGGATCCACACGTCACAGCCCCACTCCTGAAAAAGT ATTCAGAACTTCTCAGAGTTCCAGAACTCATAGAGCCGATTCCAGAACTCCTGAGAGATTCCTGA